The DNA segment AAGGTCCTCGCCGATCATCAGCCGGCGCGCTTCCTGCAGCCGAAGCTGCTTCTGGAATTGCAGCGGACTCATGGCGGTGACCGCCTTGAACTGAGCGTGGAACCCCGAAACGCTCATCCCCAACTCGTTGGCAAGCTGCTCGACACGCAACGGCTGGTCAAAGTCCTGCCGGAGACGTTGAATCGCTCTGGCGATGTGCGTGGTAAAGCCTCCCAGCGTCGCCAGATGCCGGAGCCGTCCGCCCTGTGCTCCGAGCAGGAGGCGATAGATAATTTCTCGTGTGATGAGCGGCATCAGGATCGGCGCTTCGGCCGGGGCTTCCAGAAGCCTGACCAACCGCACGACGGCATCCAGCAGGTTCGCATCCAGCGGGCTGACGTCAACGGCCCGCTGGTCCGTATGCCGTGGCGGCGCTGCCTGACCTGATTCCACTATGACTGAGCCAACCAGATGTGGGTCGAGCTCCAGCCGGACACTGAGATACGGACGCTCTCTCGATGCTTCCAGAACCTGGCTGACGCGCGGGAGTTCGAGCGTGGCGAGAAGATAATTGAAAGGGTCGTACTGATAGCGTGTGCTGCCCAGAAAGACTTCCTTGCTGCCCTGGGCGATCACACAAAAGGAGGGCTCCATGACACTGTGAATCTTTTCCAGAGGCGAAGAAACGCGTGCCAGATGCAGCCCCTTGAGCGGTTGGATCACGCCATCTTCGCGAACGAATCGTCCAACCCTCTCGACAAGTTCCTTCTGGCTGAGGTGCAGGCGCTGCGTCTCGTTTCCGGCCCGTTGAAAGTGCATCACATCCATGTCCACCACTTCTTTCACGCTTGGAATGCCTGCATGATTATACAAACATCCTGGACTATTCTACAATCGTCCTGCGTCGCGCCGCTCTATAATGAACGTCATCAAGCAATAACTCCTCACCGCTACCTCAGATGAGTTGGAGTTTTGTTTAATAATGGGTTACACGAAACTCGGAGGAGTCCAGATGCTGGACATTAAACGGAACGGCTCACAACCCTCTGGCACAGGACCTGCGGAGTGGTTTACAGGACG comes from the Candidatus Flexicrinis proximus genome and includes:
- a CDS encoding AraC family transcriptional regulator is translated as MDVMHFQRAGNETQRLHLSQKELVERVGRFVREDGVIQPLKGLHLARVSSPLEKIHSVMEPSFCVIAQGSKEVFLGSTRYQYDPFNYLLATLELPRVSQVLEASRERPYLSVRLELDPHLVGSVIVESGQAAPPRHTDQRAVDVSPLDANLLDAVVRLVRLLEAPAEAPILMPLITREIIYRLLLGAQGGRLRHLATLGGFTTHIARAIQRLRQDFDQPLRVEQLANELGMSVSGFHAQFKAVTAMSPLQFQKQLRLQEARRLMIGEDLDASSAAYRVGYNDASHFNREYKSVFGVPPMRDVQQLREAARAYPG